The DNA region CAGGCCATCTATAGCGGGATCGCCCTGGCCCCGGTTCCCGAACCAGGGATGATGCTCCTTGCCGCCGCACCATTGGGCTTGCTGGCAAGAAGGCGCAAAGCGCGGCATTCCTGACCGGGTACTTTGGCTGACCCTGGGGTGGCCACCGCCTTGACCGGTCCAACCACCCCGGGACGGCCATAATCAAACCAGGAACCTATGACCATCGCCGAACTACGGGAGATTTTGCCGGACCTGGACGTGATCTCCTTCCGCAATGTCGACGGGACGATCATTCCTGCGCATTTCCACCTCACCGAAGTTGGTTTGGTGACCAAACATTTCATCGACTGTGGCGGGGTGGAGCGCACTGAATCGGTTGCCAATTTCCAACTGTGGGTCGCCGACGATGACGAACACCGCCTGACACCAACCAAATTCCAGAAGATCTTAGGCCTCTCCCAAAAGGTCTTGGGCGAGAGCCAAAACCTCAGCATCGAGGTGGAATACCAACAGGAAACGATTGGGAAGTTCGGGTTGGGGTTCGAAGAAGGGGTCTTTGTCCTGATCCCCAAGCAAACGGCGTGCCTGGCCCCGGACCGGTGCGGGCTGACCCCCTTGCGGCTGGCAAACAGCGAATGCTGCACCCCCGGCAGCGGTTGTTGCTGAACTCAAGACACGAGATAGTTCTGGAGCCACTTACCGGACTTGAACCGGTGACCTGCTGTTTACGAAACAGCTGCTCTACCACTGAGCTAAAGTGGCCCGCTTGCGAGGGACGATTATGCCAGATTTTCGGCGGCGAGTGCTAAGCCCTGCAGGGCCGTCCGAAACCGTCCCGCCCACGGTTCAACCAGGCCCCGCTGACCGTATAATCTAGGTATGGCAGACACGTTCCCGATCCGGCGGGTAGACCACGTCCGGCATTACGTGAACAATGCGCGGCAGTCCGCATTCTTCTATCAGCACACATTCGGTTTCAGCATCACGGGGTACCGGGGGTTGGAGACCGGGAGCAAGGATCAAGTCGATTACCTGCTGGAACAGGCCAACATCCGGCTGGTTTTCAGCGCCCCCATGCGGCCGGGGCACCCCATGGCCGAGAAAATCGCCTTCCACGGGGACTTCGTCCAAGACATCGCCTTTGAAGTGGATGATGTCGATTGGGCTTACAAAGCGGCTATCGACCGGGGAGCCCAAAGTGCCATGGAACCGACTTGGCTCGAAGACGACAACGGCAGAGTCCGCCAAGCTGCCATCCACACCTACGGCGATACGGTCCACAGCCTGGTTAACCGCGACGGTTACAAGGGCGATTTTCTGCCAGGCTTTGCCGAACGAAACGAACCCGGTGACCCCATCGGCCTAATCGACGTCGACCACTGCGTCGGCAATGTCGAACTCGGGAAAATGAACACCTGGGTCAAGTGGTACGAAGACGTTCTCGGTTTTGCCAACCTCATCAGCTTCGATGACAACGACATCTCCACTGAATACACGTCGTTGATGTCTAAAGTCATGGCTAGCGGCAACGGTCGGGTCAAGTTCCCGATCAACGAACCTGCCCCGGGCAAAAAAAAGAGCCAGATCGACGAGTATCTGGAGTTCTTCGGCGGGCCGGGCGTTCAACATGTCGCGCTGCTCACAGACGACATCGTGCATACCGTCAGTCGGCTTCGCGCTCGGGGTGTGCCGTTCCTCAGCGTGCCGCGGTCGTATTATGATGTCCTAGAAGATCGGGTTGGCCAGATCGACGAAGACATCGATGTGCTCGCCGACCTCGGCATCTTGGTCGACCGGGATGACGAGGGTTACTTGCTGCAAATTTTTACAAAGCCGATCACCGACCGCCCGACTTTGTTCTACGAAATCATCCACCGCAAAGGGGCCAAAAGCTTCGGCAAAGGCAACTTCAAAGCGTTGTTTGAGTCCATCGAACGCGAACAGGCCCTCCGCGGAACCCTCTAGTCTGCCGGTGCCCCTCCTTGGTGGGCCAAGGAGGGGCGGTCTGCGGCGGCCATAATCGCTCTGATGCCCCTCTCCCCGCTTGCCAAAGATGCTTTTGACACCATCGAGAGCCTGCTTGCAGCGACCGGGGCCGAGAGTGCCAAATGCGAACGCCGGGCCAGTTCCATGGAAGTCACCTACCCGGGCGGGCTGGATGTGCGGGTGTTTGACGAAGGGGACGAACTCATGGTGAGTTGCGAACGGTGGCACACCCACTGCGATGAACCCGAAGAGGCGGCTTGGTGTGTCCGCTGGTTGCTGACCC from Armatimonadota bacterium includes:
- the hppD gene encoding 4-hydroxyphenylpyruvate dioxygenase — encoded protein: MADTFPIRRVDHVRHYVNNARQSAFFYQHTFGFSITGYRGLETGSKDQVDYLLEQANIRLVFSAPMRPGHPMAEKIAFHGDFVQDIAFEVDDVDWAYKAAIDRGAQSAMEPTWLEDDNGRVRQAAIHTYGDTVHSLVNRDGYKGDFLPGFAERNEPGDPIGLIDVDHCVGNVELGKMNTWVKWYEDVLGFANLISFDDNDISTEYTSLMSKVMASGNGRVKFPINEPAPGKKKSQIDEYLEFFGGPGVQHVALLTDDIVHTVSRLRARGVPFLSVPRSYYDVLEDRVGQIDEDIDVLADLGILVDRDDEGYLLQIFTKPITDRPTLFYEIIHRKGAKSFGKGNFKALFESIEREQALRGTL